The following are encoded together in the Candidatus Aenigmatarchaeota archaeon genome:
- a CDS encoding glycogen/starch synthase, with the protein TYLDNFEEEKPSKEIEKIFSELEKEGIKCYYGRWFQANDAKLILLETNKFREIKVNEIKKQLWEDYKIDSLNTGFDYDEPLAWSYAAGMLIERMIEIDEFKKKNIVAHFHEWLSGAGLLYLKKRNLPIGLVFTTHATRIGRAKSGSGENLIEEVTKGLREGKFFDDKESYKYGLQAQHMVELNSTKEADIFTTVSDVVREEAKYILKRNAEVVVPNALDLSGSYSTRSLTIMHEKYRKKINKFLEAYFLPYYPVRMKDNIVIFISGRYEFLNKGIDLFIHSLKKLNERLKKRESEKTVFAFILIPSGIKGPKTVVLENMIQYQKMVDLVRERLNEIEDNVVSEMLHNKKIDIEKIMGKEFFTKMKILSNSFIKLLGKNPPLCAYELDYDEKDDMILNELKKCGLENRQDDKVKVIFYPTYLSSSDGLLGMEYDDFVVGSSVGVFPSRYEPWGYTPFETAVLRTLSVTTDVSGFGAFMMKNVPTQNPIKVLHTIGRSTEDIVEELADALEFFVFVEREERTRLKIRTREVVDILDWKIQAENYFKAHRMAVKRMLERVGGK; encoded by the coding sequence GACATATCTAGACAATTTTGAAGAAGAAAAACCGTCAAAAGAAATTGAGAAGATTTTTTCAGAACTCGAAAAAGAAGGTATAAAGTGTTATTATGGCAGATGGTTTCAAGCAAACGATGCAAAATTGATATTGCTAGAGACAAACAAATTCAGGGAAATCAAGGTCAATGAAATAAAGAAACAACTTTGGGAAGACTACAAGATAGATTCCCTGAACACAGGATTTGATTATGATGAACCATTGGCATGGTCCTATGCTGCTGGTATGCTAATAGAAAGGATGATTGAAATCGATGAATTCAAGAAAAAAAATATAGTTGCCCATTTTCATGAATGGCTCTCAGGTGCTGGTTTACTTTATTTGAAAAAAAGGAACTTGCCAATTGGGTTGGTCTTCACCACTCATGCCACAAGAATAGGAAGAGCAAAATCGGGATCGGGAGAAAATTTGATAGAGGAAGTTACAAAAGGTTTGAGAGAAGGAAAGTTTTTTGATGACAAGGAATCATATAAGTATGGTTTGCAAGCGCAGCATATGGTAGAATTGAATTCAACCAAAGAGGCTGATATCTTCACGACGGTAAGTGATGTAGTCAGGGAAGAGGCAAAATATATACTTAAAAGAAATGCCGAAGTTGTGGTCCCAAATGCCTTGGATCTCTCGGGATCCTATTCAACAAGATCATTGACAATCATGCATGAAAAATACAGAAAAAAAATAAACAAGTTTTTGGAAGCATATTTCTTACCATACTATCCTGTAAGGATGAAGGACAATATAGTTATATTTATCTCTGGTAGGTATGAATTCCTTAACAAGGGGATTGATCTATTCATCCATTCTCTAAAAAAATTGAATGAAAGACTGAAAAAGAGAGAATCAGAAAAGACAGTTTTTGCATTCATACTTATACCATCTGGAATAAAAGGACCAAAAACTGTTGTTCTTGAAAATATGATACAATATCAAAAGATGGTTGATTTGGTTAGAGAAAGGTTGAATGAAATAGAGGACAATGTTGTATCAGAGATGCTGCACAACAAGAAAATAGATATTGAAAAAATAATGGGTAAAGAATTTTTTACAAAGATGAAGATTCTTTCAAATTCCTTCATAAAACTTCTGGGGAAAAACCCACCATTGTGTGCATATGAGTTGGATTATGATGAGAAAGATGATATGATATTGAATGAACTAAAGAAATGTGGTTTGGAAAATAGGCAAGATGATAAGGTGAAGGTAATATTCTACCCAACCTATCTTTCTTCTTCCGATGGTTTGCTGGGAATGGAATATGATGATTTTGTGGTTGGATCATCAGTAGGTGTTTTCCCTTCCAGATACGAACCATGGGGTTATACACCATTTGAAACAGCCGTCTTAAGGACACTATCAGTAACAACAGATGTGTCTGGTTTTGGGGCATTCATGATGAAGAATGTTCCAACACAAAACCCAATAAAAGTTCTTCATACAATAGGCAGATCTACTGAAGATATAGTTGAGGAATTGGCTGATGCTTTAGAGTTCTTTGTTTTTGTTGAAAGAGAGGAAAGGACTAGGTTGAAAATAAGGACTAGAGAAGTTGTAGATATTCTTGACTGGAAGATTCAAGCAGAAAATTATTTCAAGGCTCATAGAATGGCTGTCAAAAGAATGTTGGAGAGGGTTGGTGGAAAATGA
- the galT gene encoding galactose-1-phosphate uridylyltransferase — MNEMRKDYLLNRWVIISEKRGSRPIPEKRERVEEPEFDRNCVFCPGNEDMCPPGIIEKPSSKNWKIRVIENKYPAVDKSEEFTEDYQKFMNRKRAYGTHYLIIDTPKHNLHPGFYTMDEWKMWFQVVKDIFNREYMDDGIEYIMVFKNHGVEAGASKPHPHTQVVSLPVVPMRIEEEMNAAGDYYRFEGKCVFCEVIKSESLSKERVVFEDEYSIAFCPFAPLWPFEVWIFPKEHVPSVQMSKESEEGLLNVLRIVLKTYYKVLDNPPFNFYLHTAYLRMKDHVPQKYHLHIEIAPRLEKDAGFEMGSGINITTVSPETSAKILRENLED, encoded by the coding sequence ATGAATGAGATGAGAAAGGATTATTTGTTAAACAGATGGGTTATAATATCTGAAAAAAGAGGATCAAGGCCTATTCCAGAAAAAAGAGAAAGGGTTGAAGAACCAGAATTTGATAGAAATTGTGTTTTTTGCCCCGGGAATGAGGATATGTGCCCACCTGGAATAATTGAAAAACCTTCTAGCAAGAATTGGAAAATAAGGGTCATCGAGAACAAATATCCAGCTGTTGATAAATCAGAAGAATTTACCGAAGATTACCAGAAATTTATGAATAGAAAGAGGGCTTATGGAACCCACTATCTTATAATAGACACACCGAAGCACAACCTTCACCCTGGTTTCTATACTATGGATGAGTGGAAGATGTGGTTTCAGGTTGTCAAGGACATATTTAACAGAGAATACATGGATGATGGAATAGAATATATCATGGTTTTCAAGAATCATGGCGTTGAAGCTGGTGCAAGCAAACCACATCCCCACACACAAGTTGTATCACTCCCAGTTGTTCCTATGAGGATAGAAGAAGAAATGAACGCAGCTGGTGATTATTATAGGTTTGAAGGCAAGTGTGTTTTTTGTGAGGTCATAAAAAGTGAAAGTCTTTCAAAGGAAAGGGTTGTATTTGAGGATGAGTATTCAATAGCTTTCTGTCCTTTTGCACCCCTTTGGCCATTTGAGGTTTGGATTTTCCCGAAAGAACATGTACCATCCGTACAGATGTCAAAAGAATCAGAAGAAGGTTTATTGAATGTCCTTAGAATTGTCTTAAAAACTTATTATAAAGTTCTTGACAATCCACCATTCAACTTCTACCTACATACAGCCTATTTGAGGATGAAGGATCATGTCCCACAGAAATACCATCTCCACATAGAAATTGCTCCAAGATTGGAAAAGGACGCTGGATTTGAAATGGGAAGCGGGATAAATATAACAACTGTCTCACCTGAAACTTCTGCTAAAATATTGAGGGAAAACTTGGAGGATTGA